Proteins encoded together in one Prevotella scopos JCM 17725 window:
- the truB gene encoding tRNA pseudouridine(55) synthase TruB, which produces MNFKEGVIIPIDKPYGITSFKALAHVRYLCTQANDGKVKIGHAGTLDPLATGVLILATGKMTKQIETLQTHTKEYTATLQLGATTPSYDMEHEVNETFPTEHITRELIDATLPQFMGDIEQVPPTYSAVKVDGKRAFDYRRKGKDVTLKPKNIRIDEIEVLDFDTEKMQLSIRVVCGKGTYIRALARDLGRAVNSGAYLTALRRTRVGDVKVEDCVNYDQFEAWLQQQTIEK; this is translated from the coding sequence ATGAACTTCAAAGAAGGAGTAATCATCCCGATTGACAAGCCCTACGGAATAACCAGTTTCAAAGCATTGGCACACGTACGTTACCTTTGTACACAGGCGAATGACGGAAAGGTAAAGATTGGTCATGCTGGTACATTAGACCCTTTGGCTACAGGAGTACTCATCCTTGCTACGGGTAAGATGACAAAACAGATTGAAACCTTGCAGACACATACAAAGGAATATACAGCTACTCTTCAGTTGGGAGCAACTACACCAAGCTACGATATGGAGCATGAGGTGAATGAAACCTTCCCGACAGAACATATCACAAGAGAACTGATAGACGCAACACTTCCTCAGTTTATGGGTGATATTGAGCAGGTTCCACCAACATATAGCGCTGTTAAGGTAGATGGTAAGCGTGCTTTCGACTATCGACGAAAAGGCAAGGATGTTACGTTAAAACCTAAGAACATTCGCATTGATGAGATAGAAGTATTAGACTTCGATACAGAGAAGATGCAACTATCAATTCGTGTAGTCTGCGGTAAAGGTACTTATATCCGCGCATTGGCACGCGACCTTGGTCGAGCAGTGAATAGTGGAGCCTATCTTACAGCATTGCGCCGCACACGTGTTGGAGATGTAAAAGTGGAAGACTGTGTCAATTATGACCAGTTTGAAGCATGGCTCCAACAACAAACAATAGAAAAATAA
- a CDS encoding undecaprenyl-diphosphate phosphatase: protein MTLLQTIIISIVEGLTEFLPVSSTGHMIITQKLLGVPAGDEFVHAFTFIIQFGAILSVVCLYWKRFFQIDRTPVPADEKSKFKRFIHPIRFYWLLFVGFVPAIIIGLPAKKSGLLDWLLESVWMVAIMLVVGGIFMLYCDKIFNKGKEENQITEKRAFRIGLFQCLSLIPGTSRSMATIVGGMASGLTRKRAAEFSFFLAVPTMAGATVLDLYDLLNSDSSWASAHNLTMLAVGCVVSFIVALLAMKWFVNFLAKYGFKWFGWYRIIVGVIIIIMLLCDIPLNMVD from the coding sequence ATGACACTTTTACAGACGATTATTATCTCTATTGTCGAAGGACTGACGGAGTTCCTTCCTGTGTCATCTACGGGTCACATGATTATTACTCAGAAACTTTTAGGTGTCCCAGCAGGCGATGAATTTGTACATGCCTTCACATTCATCATACAGTTTGGTGCAATCCTCTCTGTGGTATGTCTATATTGGAAACGCTTTTTCCAAATCGATCGCACACCAGTACCAGCTGATGAGAAGTCTAAATTCAAAAGATTTATCCACCCTATACGCTTCTATTGGTTGCTATTTGTTGGGTTCGTCCCAGCAATTATAATTGGTCTACCAGCTAAGAAGAGCGGTCTACTTGATTGGTTGCTTGAATCTGTATGGATGGTTGCAATAATGCTCGTAGTGGGTGGTATATTCATGCTCTACTGTGACAAGATCTTTAACAAAGGAAAAGAAGAAAACCAGATAACAGAGAAACGTGCTTTCCGCATTGGTCTTTTCCAGTGCTTATCTCTCATTCCTGGCACAAGCCGCTCTATGGCAACCATCGTGGGTGGTATGGCAAGTGGGTTAACACGCAAACGCGCAGCTGAATTCTCATTCTTCCTTGCGGTACCAACTATGGCTGGTGCAACTGTACTTGACTTATATGACTTATTAAATAGTGACAGTTCTTGGGCTTCAGCTCACAACCTTACAATGCTCGCTGTAGGCTGTGTTGTATCATTTATCGTTGCGCTATTGGCAATGAAATGGTTCGTTAACTTCCTTGCAAAATATGGTTTCAAGTGGTTCGGTTGGTATCGTATCATCGTTGGTGTTATCATTATTATAATGCTGCTCTGTGATATTCCACTGAATATGGTTGACTAA
- a CDS encoding DUF3098 domain-containing protein, which produces MDKRNLAFGKTNFILLGIGFAVIIIGFILMSGGASTETAFDANIFDARHITIAPIVTFIGFVSIIGAILYQPKGSKEVEE; this is translated from the coding sequence ATGGACAAAAGAAATTTAGCTTTTGGTAAGACCAACTTTATCTTATTGGGTATAGGTTTTGCCGTTATTATCATCGGCTTCATCCTTATGAGCGGTGGGGCATCAACAGAGACCGCATTCGATGCGAACATTTTCGATGCACGCCACATCACAATAGCACCAATTGTTACCTTCATTGGTTTTGTCTCTATCATTGGTGCGATACTCTATCAGCCAAAAGGTTCTAAAGAAGTGGAGGAATAA